The Hordeum vulgare subsp. vulgare chromosome 7H, MorexV3_pseudomolecules_assembly, whole genome shotgun sequence DNA window GAGCGCCCTTTAAGAGGACGCTATGGAGTCGCGGTGGACAGATCCTCCCATCGGTCGGACGCTTTCCTCGCGCTAGCGGCGGAATGCAATGGAAACGCCACTGCCTCCTCCACTCCGTACGGGACGACCTCCCGAGTCGACGGATCCGGACTGGTCGGAGTCGGGTCCGTAGGAGGCCATGCCGTAGAAGGTCGTAGATCGCCAGAGGTGAGCTTGGGTGATGGATGGGAGTGGAGAGGAGTGGAGTaacgtggctagggtttggtccggTCAACGAATAAGAACAAATGTATGTGGGGTCGATGCGGGCCAGTGTGGAGGCGAGCATGCCCAGGCTCCCCCATAACCACCGTATATTTGGGCTGAAAATGAGGGTGTTGGTTAGACCGGACATTTGAGGCTGGTTTAAGAAGCAAAATTTTGTAACCGGACAATGATCGGACGGCCTATCCGGCCGATTGATGGTTTGAAGGGTCCGCTGTAGATGGTCTTAGTACGTGATCGAGAAGCCCCGCCGACGGACCTGTCGAATCAATCTAACCTGCACACTAGACACGCAGTCCACACCTCCATATTACATGGCCAAGTATAAAGCAAGAGCAAGCGCACACATATCTCGTGGCCAAGCTATTAGCTAGCAATGGCTTCCAGCGTGCGGCAGCCAtggctcctcctcctgctcgtgCTCCTCCCGGTCATGGCCACGGCGGCGGTGTTCGACGACAACTACGCGCCGACGTGGGGCGCAGACGGCTACCACCTCGTCGACCAGGGGACGGAGATCCGTCTCACCATGGACAGAAACTCCGGCGCCGGGTTCCACTCCAAGTCGACGTACGGGTCGGGGTTCTTCCACATGAGGATCAAGGTGCCCGGGGGGTACACGGCCGGAGTCGTCACGGCCTTCTATGTGAGTCGCTAGCTGATCCGTGCTTGCTTGATTGCTGCTCATGCGTAGTAGCTAGGTCTCGTTGATTAGAATTTGTGCATGCAGAGCTATAACCACTGAGTTTACGTTGCATGTATCATGGATGGATGCATGCAGCTGGCGTCGGAAACACCTTACGATGGCAGTGACCGCGACGAGGTGGACTTCGAGTTCCTGGGCAACGTGGACGGCGAGAACATCACCCTCCAGACCAACGTCTTCGTCAACGGCGACGGCGATAGGGAGCAGAGGCTGAGCCTGTGGTTCGACCCGGCAGCCGACTTCCACGAGTACAAGATACTCTGGAACCCTTACCATCTCGTGTACGTACGTATGCCCCCTAAAACCTAGCCCCATGCATCATGCATGCCTCCATTAATTCCAAGAAAACATCTTGATTTTCTCAACCTGCATCGAAATATATTCGCAGCATACTGGTGGACGATGTGCCGATACGGGTGCTGAGGAACCTGACGGGGCAGGTGGCGGAGTACGAGTTCCCGGCGAAGCGGATGGCCGTGCGGGCGAGCCTGTGGGACGGCTCCGACTGGGCGACGGACGGCGGCAGGACCAAGATCGACTGGGGCCGCGCGCCCTTCACGGCGGGGTTCCGGGGCTTCGACGTCGACGCCTGCGACAACGCCAGCTCGACGCCGTGCGACTCGACGGACCTGTGGTGGAACGCCCGCAGGCACAGGCGGCTGTCCGTCCGGGAGCAGGCGGCCTACGAGAACGTGCGGAGGACGTACATGAACTACGACTACTGCGCCGACAAGGATCGGTTCCAGAACGGCAAGCTGCCGGTCGAGTGCAGCTACACTACTTAGACTGGTTGTAATGGCTAGTATCATATATTAATATTATGCATATGATACTAATGTATGATacaacatccgtaatgcatattatgatatgttagtatcataagataattcatttattgtcatgcaagacacataataacacatcatttaatatggtacggtatcataatatgatattgAACCctctcttcatttaattctatgtcacctcgTCGAAATTGtttagttgacatgcatgatactagctATTGCTTAGCCTACTACTAGGTTGGATCAGATCGATTTTCAAGTTAAGATGATCATGCACGGGAAGCAAGCATAatctcttcctaataataaagcatcgATGGCTTCTGTCCGTCGTGGCTATTTTATAGAAAAGCCCCTGTTTTTTTCAATAATTAACCCGCAGTTCATTTTTTATTCACAGCCGAACctctttttttt harbors:
- the LOC123406949 gene encoding putative xyloglucan endotransglucosylase/hydrolase protein 1, with amino-acid sequence MASSVRQPWLLLLLVLLPVMATAAVFDDNYAPTWGADGYHLVDQGTEIRLTMDRNSGAGFHSKSTYGSGFFHMRIKVPGGYTAGVVTAFYLASETPYDGSDRDEVDFEFLGNVDGENITLQTNVFVNGDGDREQRLSLWFDPAADFHEYKILWNPYHLVILVDDVPIRVLRNLTGQVAEYEFPAKRMAVRASLWDGSDWATDGGRTKIDWGRAPFTAGFRGFDVDACDNASSTPCDSTDLWWNARRHRRLSVREQAAYENVRRTYMNYDYCADKDRFQNGKLPVECSYTT